In Persicimonas caeni, a single window of DNA contains:
- a CDS encoding imelysin family protein: MRYSRHILLPLLVASLVGVASLSACSDDDGPANNAPVEDPEAAEARRAVLSSLGDDVILATYAEFEQKTDTLASAADAYAGSQSDADRQAVQDAWREAMNTWQRAEMFQIGPAGPMGAVVGGEDLRDQIYSWPIVNPCRVDQELVEQNYTDAESFASEPVNVRGLDAMEYLLFVEGTENACAPNSSINTDGSWEALSADDITSRRAAYAQTLAANLAERAGELRQMWAADGGNFLGEFSTAGADSETYATSQEALNAVSDAMFYLDKETKDMKLAQPTGLIDCVEDVCPEERESLWADHSLANVRNNLVGFQQLLTGNEDVDGSTGINTLLRDMGAGDLADDLNARIDAAIAAVDAVDGTMAEALQNDPQSVIDVYDATKSVTDIFKSQFFDVLDLEVPKRGEGDND; the protein is encoded by the coding sequence ATGCGATATTCACGACACATTCTACTCCCCCTGCTGGTCGCCTCGCTCGTCGGCGTGGCCAGTCTGAGCGCTTGCTCCGACGACGACGGCCCGGCCAACAACGCCCCCGTCGAAGATCCGGAGGCCGCCGAAGCGCGCCGCGCAGTCCTGTCGAGCCTCGGGGACGACGTCATCTTGGCGACTTACGCCGAGTTCGAGCAGAAGACCGACACGCTCGCCTCGGCAGCCGATGCTTACGCGGGCTCGCAGAGCGACGCCGACCGCCAGGCCGTCCAAGACGCATGGCGAGAGGCGATGAACACCTGGCAGCGCGCCGAGATGTTCCAGATCGGCCCGGCCGGCCCCATGGGCGCGGTCGTCGGCGGCGAGGACCTGCGCGACCAGATCTACTCGTGGCCCATCGTCAACCCGTGCCGCGTCGACCAAGAGCTCGTCGAGCAGAACTACACCGACGCCGAAAGCTTCGCCTCCGAGCCGGTCAACGTGCGCGGTCTCGACGCGATGGAGTACCTGCTCTTCGTCGAGGGCACCGAAAACGCCTGCGCGCCCAACAGCTCCATCAACACCGACGGCAGCTGGGAAGCCTTGAGCGCAGACGACATCACGAGCCGACGCGCCGCCTACGCCCAGACGCTCGCCGCCAATCTCGCCGAGCGCGCAGGCGAGCTTCGCCAGATGTGGGCTGCCGACGGCGGCAACTTCCTGGGTGAATTCAGCACCGCCGGCGCCGACAGCGAGACGTACGCGACCTCGCAAGAAGCGCTCAACGCCGTCAGCGACGCGATGTTCTACCTCGACAAAGAGACCAAGGACATGAAGCTCGCCCAGCCCACCGGGCTGATCGACTGCGTCGAAGACGTCTGCCCCGAGGAGCGCGAGTCGCTGTGGGCCGACCACTCGCTGGCCAACGTGCGCAACAACCTCGTCGGCTTCCAGCAGCTCTTGACGGGTAACGAGGACGTCGACGGTTCGACCGGCATCAACACCCTGCTTCGCGACATGGGCGCCGGCGACTTGGCCGACGACCTGAACGCGCGCATCGACGCGGCCATCGCCGCGGTCGACGCCGTCGACGGCACGATGGCCGAGGCGCTGCAAAACGACCCGCAGTCGGTCATCGACGTCTACGACGCCACCAAGAGCGTCACCGATATCTT